The Amycolatopsis sp. 195334CR genome window below encodes:
- a CDS encoding type IV secretory system conjugative DNA transfer family protein — translation MLPNGVKLVLSPVILAWLVCWVLFQLGRVVVRYPLLVAVAVLAGVLDAELGHWGLGIVAAGVVLLLVLWWWLHRDSFRRVVLPQPRTEYRRFAVYACQWRTVMRLTDLAKTSRGKEFRPKLGHLRSEGWRDRVRVKMIKGQAPEQWELRASGLAHSFNATGCRVRVRKPGRLELDFLHHDPLSKPVLVPALGAEVDLKRLPVGRTETGKPWRLRLLGTHVLTVGATGAGKGSLLWSVVWALAPLIRAGSVRLVGIDPKGGMELGQAPEVFDRVVFDNGTDAVELLEEIAATVKERATRYRGRLRSWTPATGDPFLLLVVDELADVIAYQSDKQLRERASRAVQTITSQGRAPGVCVLGLLQDPRKEIVSFRHLFSTRIAMRLDEHTQVDMVLGDGVRARGAAAHEISEQTPGVAWAKEDGRREPLRARAFHVTDGDLDELVEYVTGRAVRRAEVLPFPGRDAEGGAAA, via the coding sequence ATGTTGCCCAACGGGGTCAAGCTGGTGCTGTCGCCGGTGATCCTGGCGTGGCTGGTGTGCTGGGTGCTGTTCCAGCTCGGCCGGGTGGTGGTGCGGTACCCGCTGCTGGTTGCGGTGGCGGTCCTGGCCGGTGTGCTGGACGCCGAACTCGGGCATTGGGGTCTGGGGATTGTGGCGGCCGGTGTGGTGCTGCTGCTGGTGTTGTGGTGGTGGCTGCACCGGGACTCGTTCCGGCGAGTGGTGCTGCCGCAGCCGCGCACGGAGTATCGCCGGTTCGCGGTGTATGCCTGTCAGTGGCGCACGGTGATGCGGCTGACCGACTTGGCCAAGACCAGCCGTGGCAAGGAGTTCCGGCCCAAGCTCGGGCATCTGCGCTCGGAGGGCTGGCGCGACCGGGTCCGCGTGAAGATGATCAAGGGGCAGGCGCCGGAGCAGTGGGAGCTGCGGGCCTCAGGGCTGGCGCACTCGTTCAACGCCACGGGGTGCCGGGTGCGGGTGCGCAAACCGGGCCGTCTGGAACTGGACTTCCTGCACCACGATCCGCTGAGCAAGCCGGTCCTGGTCCCTGCGTTGGGTGCCGAAGTGGACCTCAAGCGGCTCCCGGTCGGCCGGACGGAGACGGGCAAGCCGTGGCGGTTGCGGCTGCTCGGGACTCACGTGCTGACGGTCGGGGCGACCGGTGCGGGCAAGGGGTCGCTGTTGTGGTCGGTGGTGTGGGCGTTGGCTCCGCTGATCCGCGCTGGTTCGGTGCGTCTGGTGGGCATCGACCCCAAGGGCGGCATGGAGTTGGGCCAGGCCCCGGAGGTCTTCGACCGGGTGGTGTTCGACAACGGAACCGACGCGGTGGAGCTGCTGGAAGAGATCGCGGCCACAGTGAAGGAACGCGCCACCCGCTACCGGGGACGCCTGCGCTCCTGGACTCCTGCGACCGGTGACCCGTTCCTGTTGCTGGTGGTCGATGAGCTGGCGGACGTGATCGCCTACCAGTCGGACAAGCAACTGCGGGAGCGGGCGTCGCGGGCGGTGCAGACCATCACCAGCCAGGGCCGCGCCCCGGGTGTATGCGTGCTGGGGCTGCTCCAGGACCCGCGCAAGGAGATCGTGTCCTTCCGGCACCTGTTCTCCACCCGCATCGCGATGCGCCTCGATGAACACACGCAGGTGGACATGGTGCTCGGTGACGGGGTCCGGGCGCGCGGTGCTGCGGCGCATGAGATCTCCGAGCAGACCCCGGGCGTGGCGTGGGCCAAAGAGGACGGTCGTCGGGAACCGCTGCGGGCCCGGGCCTTCCACGTGACCGACGGCGACTTGGACGAGCTGGTCGAGTACGTCACCGGTCGGGCGGTGCGGCGGGCTGAGGTGCTGCCGTTCCCGGGCCGGGACGCCGAGGGTGGTGCTGCGGCATGA